A genomic region of Desulfosarcina ovata subsp. ovata contains the following coding sequences:
- a CDS encoding MFS transporter yields MALSAGIAGPLLIGLSIRQAGTGISLGTGVVMYGVSAILIRGLPKTSDSMSISTPGHITAWPQCLVRAYVASLMDRRVGAWVTVSAAAIGIGGLLNVAAPVYNHFFFQGDIVAWGVVMAGYQAGACLAALLLSAMVNRWRDFTLFRICFFLIGMGFAVLAILPNLRLFVLAMADCGWGFTMLQMLTESRIQRDCRPSRRGATMAALASLRGAGLLGGCLLGGVFAELADVRETMIVGCLASVAGLVLVIRSPAVFGKESSIGRH; encoded by the coding sequence ATGGCCTTGTCTGCTGGTATTGCCGGCCCCCTGCTCATCGGCCTGTCGATTCGCCAAGCGGGAACCGGCATTTCCCTGGGAACGGGCGTAGTCATGTATGGGGTAAGCGCCATCTTGATCCGGGGGCTGCCCAAGACCAGCGATTCCATGAGCATATCAACTCCCGGTCATATCACCGCCTGGCCCCAATGCCTGGTCCGGGCCTACGTCGCTTCGCTCATGGATCGGCGGGTGGGCGCCTGGGTGACGGTATCGGCGGCGGCCATCGGCATCGGCGGATTGTTGAACGTCGCTGCACCCGTCTACAACCATTTCTTTTTCCAGGGGGATATCGTTGCCTGGGGGGTGGTCATGGCCGGCTATCAGGCGGGGGCCTGCCTGGCGGCCCTGCTGTTGTCCGCCATGGTAAATCGGTGGCGGGATTTCACCCTTTTCCGTATTTGTTTCTTCCTTATAGGCATGGGATTCGCCGTTTTGGCGATTTTGCCCAATCTGCGCCTTTTCGTATTGGCCATGGCTGATTGCGGATGGGGATTTACCATGCTCCAGATGCTGACGGAAAGCCGGATCCAACGGGATTGCCGACCTTCCCGCCGGGGCGCCACCATGGCCGCCCTGGCATCCTTGCGCGGGGCGGGCCTGCTCGGTGGATGCCTGCTGGGAGGCGTGTTTGCCGAATTGGCGGATGTCCGCGAAACGATGATCGTGGGTTGCCTGGCATCGGTCGCGGGCCTGGTCCTGGTAATTCGTTCTCCGGCCGTGTTCGGGAAGGAAAGTTCGATCGGCAGGCATTGA